One genomic window of Ottowia oryzae includes the following:
- a CDS encoding peptidylprolyl isomerase, which produces MNALDPVNSHGCGGGCSCSGSADTAEPELPLMEAPFEARPDDWTPPHVNGVALCDEQEVLDAPALRQRACTELLRQAAIAKDLLPADDPAPHRGATSEAAADAIERLLDTALELPEPMDAAGRRHYAAHAGRYAIGEKVRARHVLFAVTPGVDVQQLRQRAEACLLDVRNTTPQEQAAGDRFAAAAKSTSNCPSGAQGGDLGWLTAQDCAPEFARELFGQAEVGVLPRLVHSRFGLHVVEVLERAAGTTPPYEQVRATVLATLRQQSFATALSQYLQLLAGQAQMHGVELEGAETPLVQ; this is translated from the coding sequence ATGAACGCGCTCGACCCTGTGAACAGCCACGGCTGCGGCGGCGGGTGCTCTTGCAGCGGCAGTGCCGACACCGCTGAACCCGAGCTTCCGCTCATGGAGGCCCCTTTCGAGGCGCGCCCCGATGACTGGACACCTCCGCACGTCAATGGCGTGGCGCTTTGCGATGAGCAGGAGGTGCTGGACGCCCCTGCGCTGCGCCAGCGCGCCTGCACCGAGCTGCTGCGCCAGGCAGCGATCGCCAAGGACCTACTGCCCGCCGACGACCCCGCCCCCCACCGAGGGGCCACCAGCGAAGCAGCCGCCGACGCGATAGAGCGGCTGCTCGACACCGCGCTGGAACTGCCGGAACCCATGGACGCAGCGGGTCGCCGCCACTACGCCGCGCATGCCGGGCGCTACGCCATCGGCGAGAAGGTGCGTGCTCGCCACGTGCTTTTCGCCGTCACGCCGGGCGTGGACGTGCAGCAGCTGCGTCAGCGGGCCGAGGCGTGTCTGCTCGACGTGCGCAACACCACCCCGCAAGAGCAGGCGGCGGGCGACCGATTCGCTGCCGCGGCGAAGTCGACGAGCAACTGCCCAAGCGGCGCGCAAGGCGGTGATCTGGGTTGGCTGACCGCGCAGGACTGTGCGCCCGAGTTCGCGCGAGAGCTCTTCGGCCAAGCCGAAGTTGGCGTGCTGCCTCGTTTGGTGCACAGCCGTTTCGGCCTTCACGTGGTCGAGGTCTTGGAGCGCGCGGCCGGCACCACCCCGCCCTATGAGCAGGTGCGCGCCACTGTCCTGGCGACGCTGCGGCAGCAGAGCTTTGCGACGGCGCTGTCCCAATACCTCCAATTGCTGGCTGGGCAGGCACAGATGCATGGCGTGGAATTGGAAGGGGCCGAAACACCGCTGGTGCAGTGA
- a CDS encoding response regulator, translated as MSHPARVLVIDDHTLFRRGLMALLATQDGLQVVGEAGDAGEALRRASELRPDIILLDHHLPGVNGVDLIESLIAAAPGVRVLMLTVSEESETLTQALRRGAHGYLLKTVDSDMLVTAIERALKGQSTVSPEMTGKLVNAFRSQPDTAAPAPEADPLTLLSPREREILQEIAAGASNKEIARTLAIAETTVKIHVQHILRKLNLTSRVQAAVLLSARAK; from the coding sequence ATGAGCCACCCAGCGCGCGTGCTGGTGATTGACGACCACACGCTGTTTCGCCGAGGCCTGATGGCGCTGCTGGCCACCCAGGACGGCCTGCAGGTGGTCGGCGAAGCGGGCGATGCGGGTGAGGCGCTGCGGCGGGCGTCAGAGTTGCGCCCTGACATCATCCTGCTGGATCACCACCTGCCGGGCGTCAACGGCGTCGATCTGATCGAGAGCCTGATCGCAGCCGCGCCAGGCGTTCGGGTGCTGATGCTCACCGTCAGCGAAGAATCCGAAACGCTGACCCAGGCCTTGCGCCGGGGTGCGCACGGCTACCTGCTGAAGACCGTCGACAGCGACATGCTGGTGACCGCGATCGAGCGCGCGCTGAAGGGCCAATCCACCGTCAGCCCCGAGATGACGGGCAAGCTCGTCAACGCCTTCCGGTCGCAGCCGGACACCGCGGCCCCCGCGCCAGAAGCCGACCCGCTGACACTGCTGTCCCCGCGCGAGCGCGAGATCCTTCAGGAAATCGCGGCAGGCGCCAGCAACAAGGAAATCGCCCGAACCCTCGCGATCGCTGAAACAACGGTCAAGATCCACGTGCAGCACATTCTGCGCAAGCTCAACCTCACGTCGAGGGTGCAAGCCGCGGTGCTGCTGAGCGCAAGGGCGAAGTAA
- the glmS gene encoding glutamine--fructose-6-phosphate transaminase (isomerizing) — MCGIVGAVSTRNIVPILLQGLQRLEYRGYDSCGVAVHTAGLAGNPAGELRRVRGVERVADLARQCEQEHLQGLTGIAHTRWATHGAPAVSNAHPHFSTGPRAAGAPEGERPGRVTLVHNGIIENHDELRAELQRRGYHFVSQTDTEVIVHLVDSLYDGDLLAAVQAATAQLRGSYSLAVLHRDEPQRLVGARQGSPLVLGLGTDGKEVFLASDAMALAGVTDQFIYLEEGDVADLQLGKHWITNRQGERVNRPVRTGQAMSGAAELGPYRHYMQKEIFEQPRAIADTLEGVHAVVPELFEAANNHAPGDGAYATFKKIRQVLILACGTSYYAGCVAKYWIESIAKLPCQVEIASEYRYRDSVPDPDTLVVTITQSGETADTLSALRHAQSLGMHHTLTVCNVATSAMVRECKLAYITRAGVEIGVASTKAFTTQLAGLFLLTLALAKSRGLLTDAQEAQHLKAMRHLPVALEAVLALEPQVITWAEQFAGKENALFLGRGLHYPVAQEGALKLKEITYIHAEAYAAGELKHGPLALVTSAMPVVTVAPNDALLEKLKSNMQEVRARGGVLYVLADADSRIEPAEGLHVIRMPEHYGQLSPILHVVPLQLLAYHTAVARGTDVDKPRNLAKSVTVE, encoded by the coding sequence ATGTGCGGCATCGTCGGCGCAGTCTCCACGCGCAACATCGTCCCCATCCTTTTGCAAGGCCTGCAGCGGCTGGAATACCGCGGCTATGACTCGTGCGGCGTTGCGGTGCACACGGCGGGGCTGGCGGGCAACCCGGCGGGCGAATTGCGCCGCGTGCGCGGCGTGGAACGCGTGGCCGACTTGGCCCGGCAGTGCGAGCAGGAACACCTGCAAGGCCTGACAGGCATTGCCCACACGCGCTGGGCCACGCACGGCGCGCCGGCCGTCAGCAACGCGCACCCGCACTTCAGCACCGGCCCTCGTGCGGCGGGCGCGCCCGAGGGCGAACGCCCCGGCCGCGTCACCCTGGTGCACAACGGCATCATCGAAAACCACGACGAGTTGCGCGCCGAGCTGCAGCGGCGCGGCTACCACTTTGTCAGCCAGACCGACACCGAGGTGATCGTGCACCTGGTCGACAGCCTGTACGACGGCGACTTGCTGGCCGCCGTGCAGGCCGCCACTGCGCAGCTGCGCGGCAGCTATTCGCTGGCCGTGCTGCACCGCGACGAGCCGCAGCGCCTGGTGGGCGCACGCCAGGGCTCGCCCCTGGTGCTGGGGCTGGGCACCGACGGCAAGGAGGTCTTTCTGGCCAGCGATGCCATGGCGCTGGCGGGCGTAACCGACCAGTTCATCTACCTGGAAGAGGGCGACGTGGCCGACCTGCAACTGGGCAAGCACTGGATCACCAACCGCCAGGGCGAGCGCGTGAACCGCCCGGTGCGCACCGGGCAGGCCATGAGTGGCGCGGCCGAACTTGGCCCCTACCGCCACTACATGCAAAAAGAAATCTTTGAGCAGCCACGCGCCATTGCCGACACGCTGGAGGGTGTGCACGCGGTGGTGCCCGAGCTGTTCGAGGCGGCCAACAACCACGCACCGGGCGACGGCGCCTACGCCACTTTCAAGAAGATTCGCCAGGTGTTGATTCTTGCCTGCGGCACCAGCTACTACGCGGGTTGCGTGGCCAAGTACTGGATCGAAAGCATCGCCAAGCTGCCCTGCCAGGTGGAAATTGCCAGCGAATACCGCTACCGCGATTCCGTGCCCGACCCCGACACGCTGGTCGTCACCATCACCCAGTCGGGCGAAACGGCGGATACGCTTTCGGCGCTGCGGCACGCCCAGTCGCTGGGCATGCACCACACGCTGACGGTGTGCAACGTGGCCACCAGCGCCATGGTGCGCGAATGCAAGCTGGCCTACATCACCCGCGCAGGCGTCGAGATCGGCGTGGCCAGCACCAAGGCCTTCACCACGCAGCTGGCCGGGCTGTTTCTGTTGACGCTGGCGCTGGCCAAGTCGCGCGGCCTGCTGACGGATGCGCAAGAGGCGCAGCACCTCAAGGCCATGCGGCACCTGCCTGTCGCGCTGGAAGCCGTGCTGGCGCTGGAGCCGCAGGTCATCACCTGGGCCGAGCAGTTCGCCGGCAAGGAAAACGCGCTGTTCCTGGGCCGCGGCCTGCACTACCCGGTGGCGCAGGAAGGCGCGCTCAAGCTCAAGGAAATCACCTACATCCACGCCGAGGCGTACGCGGCGGGCGAGCTCAAGCACGGCCCGCTGGCCCTGGTCACCAGCGCCATGCCGGTGGTCACCGTGGCGCCCAACGACGCGCTGCTGGAAAAGCTCAAGAGCAACATGCAGGAAGTGCGTGCGCGCGGCGGTGTGCTGTACGTGCTGGCCGACGCCGATTCGCGCATCGAGCCCGCCGAAGGCCTGCACGTCATCCGCATGCCTGAACACTATGGCCAGCTGTCGCCCATCCTGCACGTGGTGCCGCTGCAGCTGCTGGCCTACCACACCGCCGTGGCGCGCGGCACCGACGTCGACAAGCCACGCAACCTGGCCAAGAGCGTGACGGTGGAGTGA
- a CDS encoding dihydroneopterin aldolase translates to MMNAAPAPVAPAIKAIENEAIPESGQAPAATDAHAGEGADGTAQGGQTLTLTGLRFDASLGILEQEKQAPQPIQVDAELNLGAQPLRPRDDEITHVLDYRKVRQIIIDECTAEHVNLLESLIGKLCERLLRLPGVLGVRVQIAKLEIFEDCEVAIRMQAGHWG, encoded by the coding sequence ATGATGAATGCCGCGCCAGCGCCCGTGGCACCTGCGATAAAAGCTATAGAAAATGAAGCAATTCCCGAGTCAGGCCAAGCGCCCGCCGCGACCGACGCCCACGCGGGTGAAGGTGCGGATGGCACCGCCCAGGGCGGCCAGACGCTGACGCTGACCGGCCTGCGCTTTGATGCCAGCCTGGGCATCCTGGAGCAGGAAAAGCAGGCGCCGCAGCCCATCCAGGTGGACGCCGAGCTGAACCTGGGCGCGCAGCCGCTGCGCCCGCGCGACGACGAAATCACCCACGTGCTGGACTACCGCAAGGTACGCCAGATCATCATCGACGAATGCACGGCCGAGCACGTCAACCTGCTCGAATCGCTGATCGGCAAGCTGTGCGAACGCCTGCTGCGCCTGCCCGGCGTGCTGGGCGTGCGCGTGCAGATCGCCAAGCTCGAGATTTTTGAGGATTGCGAAGTGGCGATTCGCATGCAGGCGGGGCATTGGGGGTAG
- a CDS encoding type IV pili methyl-accepting chemotaxis transducer N-terminal domain-containing protein, with amino-acid sequence MTENRPQTSRATLRKRRPLAAKIGAIGCLLLALALGAIGLTLWLTWQLEGGAAAVNEAGRMRMQTWRLAQTISAGDTPMLAPRLEQLDKSVALLQRGDPARPLAVPSQPASIAALATVQQEWTQLRRRWQQEGTGAPQTAQVADEATAFVATIDRLVDAIEHQSARWTMLLNSAQFAMMALAISAAITLLYAAQLLVFNPLERLQDGLSRIEGGDLTARVDASGDDEFGIVAQGFNRMAVRLQDLYASLERRVQEKTEHLEAERARLAALYEATACAARADTLPALAQEFAVHMRGVARADACAVRWSDEHNRRYVLLGSDRLPAELTEAEHCVPSGDCFCGQPQGDAHTQVFPLADLRGQRPSGRIDARLCQRAGFASVVSVPVRLHERMVGEIDLFYRTPRALDQDDRALFDALACHLAGAMEAQRADALQREAAVAEERGLLARELHDSIAQGLAFLKIQASLLRDAVGREPAGQSPRVKDTLSELDVGIRESLSDVRELLLHFRTRTNAEDFAPALRTTLTKFEHQTGMPTELHIADEGMALPPDVQIQVLHVVQEALSNVRKHAAARTVQVEVQQSPQWVIEVRDDGCGMSADDQTPDETHVGMRIMRERAASIGAALSFTSAPGAGTRVRLTLPRALPASGLVAETA; translated from the coding sequence ATGACTGAAAACCGCCCGCAGACGAGCCGCGCAACGCTTCGCAAACGACGGCCACTGGCCGCCAAGATTGGGGCCATTGGTTGCCTGCTGCTTGCTCTGGCGCTGGGCGCGATCGGGCTGACGCTCTGGCTCACCTGGCAGTTGGAGGGCGGCGCCGCCGCCGTCAATGAAGCCGGGCGCATGCGCATGCAGACCTGGCGCCTGGCGCAAACGATATCGGCGGGCGACACCCCCATGCTGGCGCCGCGATTGGAGCAGCTGGACAAAAGCGTGGCCTTGCTGCAGCGCGGTGATCCTGCCCGGCCCCTGGCCGTGCCATCGCAGCCCGCGTCGATCGCCGCCCTGGCCACGGTCCAGCAGGAATGGACGCAACTGCGCAGGCGGTGGCAGCAGGAAGGCACCGGGGCACCGCAAACTGCCCAGGTAGCAGACGAGGCCACCGCCTTCGTCGCCACCATCGACCGACTCGTTGACGCCATCGAACACCAATCGGCGCGCTGGACGATGCTGCTCAACAGCGCCCAGTTCGCCATGATGGCGTTGGCGATCTCGGCAGCGATCACGCTGCTCTACGCCGCTCAGCTGCTGGTTTTCAACCCGCTGGAACGCCTGCAAGATGGGCTTTCACGCATCGAAGGGGGCGATCTGACCGCGCGGGTCGACGCATCGGGCGATGACGAGTTTGGCATCGTCGCCCAGGGCTTCAACCGCATGGCTGTGCGCTTGCAGGACCTGTACGCCAGCCTGGAGCGCCGGGTCCAAGAGAAGACCGAACACCTGGAGGCAGAGCGCGCCCGCCTGGCCGCGCTGTATGAGGCCACCGCATGCGCCGCGCGCGCCGACACGCTGCCAGCGCTGGCGCAAGAGTTTGCGGTTCACATGCGAGGGGTGGCGCGCGCGGACGCTTGCGCGGTGCGGTGGTCGGACGAGCACAACCGAAGGTATGTGCTGCTGGGCTCTGACCGCCTGCCCGCCGAGCTGACCGAGGCGGAGCACTGCGTGCCTTCCGGCGACTGCTTCTGCGGCCAGCCGCAAGGCGACGCGCACACCCAGGTGTTCCCCCTGGCGGACCTGCGCGGCCAACGCCCGTCCGGCCGAATCGACGCTCGCCTGTGTCAGCGCGCGGGTTTTGCCAGTGTGGTCAGCGTACCCGTTCGCCTGCACGAGCGCATGGTGGGCGAGATCGACTTGTTCTACCGCACCCCGCGCGCGCTGGATCAGGATGATCGCGCCCTGTTCGACGCGCTGGCGTGCCACCTGGCCGGCGCCATGGAAGCCCAGCGGGCCGATGCGCTGCAGCGCGAAGCGGCCGTCGCGGAGGAGCGGGGCCTGCTGGCGCGCGAGTTGCATGATTCCATCGCCCAGGGCCTGGCGTTCTTGAAGATCCAGGCCTCGCTCTTGCGCGACGCGGTGGGCCGCGAGCCCGCTGGCCAGAGCCCGCGGGTCAAGGACACCCTGTCAGAGCTGGACGTCGGCATTCGTGAAAGCCTGTCCGACGTTCGCGAGTTGCTGCTGCACTTCCGCACACGCACCAATGCGGAAGACTTCGCGCCGGCGCTGCGCACCACCCTCACGAAATTTGAGCATCAGACCGGCATGCCCACCGAACTTCACATTGCCGACGAAGGCATGGCCCTGCCACCGGACGTCCAGATCCAGGTGCTTCACGTGGTGCAGGAGGCGTTGTCGAACGTGCGCAAACACGCCGCTGCGCGTACGGTTCAGGTGGAGGTTCAGCAGTCGCCGCAATGGGTCATCGAGGTGCGCGACGATGGGTGCGGCATGAGCGCCGACGACCAGACGCCGGACGAAACGCACGTGGGCATGCGCATCATGCGTGAGCGCGCCGCCAGCATCGGCGCCGCGCTCTCCTTCACCTCAGCGCCCGGCGCTGGCACGCGCGTCCGGCTGACCCTGCCGCGTGCGCTGCCGGCCTCCGGCCTCGTGGCGGAGACCGCATGA
- the ttcA gene encoding tRNA 2-thiocytidine(32) synthetase TtcA, with protein MNAPIAPAVLNAPTDAAAGPSARSKAEREALKLEKRLCRQVGQAIADFNMIEEGDRVMVCLSGGKDSYGLLDILMKLQARAPVRFELVAVNLDQKQPGFPAEILPAYLQELGIEHHIETQDTYSIVKAKIPEGKTTCSLCSRLRRGILYSVARRLKCNKIALGHHRDDMLQTFFLNMFFGGKLKGMPPKLTSDNGEFIVIRPLANVAEKDLIAWAEHRQFPIIPCNLCGSQENLQRQVIGEMLRDWQKKHPGRIENMFTALQNVVPSHLMDAGLHDFKNLKATGVPDDNGDKAFDEESFAEPVGTPFGGVALVSA; from the coding sequence ATGAACGCACCGATTGCCCCCGCCGTGCTGAACGCCCCCACCGACGCGGCGGCCGGCCCGTCTGCCCGCAGCAAAGCCGAGCGCGAGGCGCTCAAACTTGAAAAGCGCCTGTGCCGCCAGGTGGGCCAGGCGATTGCCGACTTCAACATGATCGAGGAAGGCGACCGCGTGATGGTCTGCCTGTCCGGCGGCAAGGACAGCTATGGCCTGCTGGACATCCTGATGAAGCTGCAGGCGCGCGCGCCGGTGCGCTTCGAGCTGGTGGCCGTCAACCTGGACCAGAAGCAGCCCGGCTTTCCGGCCGAGATATTGCCCGCCTACCTGCAAGAGCTGGGCATCGAGCACCACATCGAGACGCAGGACACGTACAGCATCGTCAAGGCCAAGATTCCGGAAGGCAAGACCACGTGCAGCCTGTGCTCGCGCCTGCGCCGGGGCATTCTGTACAGCGTGGCGCGGCGGCTGAAGTGCAACAAGATCGCCCTGGGCCACCACCGCGACGACATGCTGCAGACGTTTTTCCTGAACATGTTCTTTGGCGGCAAGCTCAAGGGCATGCCGCCCAAGCTGACCAGCGACAACGGCGAATTCATCGTCATCCGCCCGCTGGCCAACGTGGCCGAGAAGGATTTGATCGCCTGGGCCGAGCACCGCCAGTTCCCCATCATTCCGTGCAACCTGTGCGGCAGCCAGGAAAACCTGCAGCGCCAGGTGATCGGCGAGATGCTGCGCGACTGGCAGAAAAAGCACCCGGGCCGCATCGAAAACATGTTCACCGCGCTGCAAAACGTGGTGCCCTCGCACCTGATGGACGCGGGCCTGCACGACTTCAAGAACCTGAAAGCCACGGGCGTGCCCGACGACAATGGCGACAAGGCGTTCGACGAAGAATCGTTTGCCGAGCCGGTGGGCACGCCCTTCGGCGGGGTGGCCCTGGTGAGTGCATGA
- a CDS encoding DUF4136 domain-containing protein has product MSLFWMKWAGVAAILAALSACATGPRTVDAQVRTVAAQPPGAAVLNQAHYRFDRVPPAAGQPAPDKLEAMAQAALARVGLQRDDAGAAISVQVGATSGAYWADGWGRPLGWGPRMSLGMGFGRGWRGGAFGWGWGMGWPLDDPSVPVYVSEVSLLMRDLRTGQIVYDTRARHDGPWSDTDNILPALFTAALEGFPNPAQTERPVGVPLLPVAAGGSALATPTVGAAAAPAVPAPVPPAAPVRGAPVMVTPQR; this is encoded by the coding sequence ATGTCCTTGTTCTGGATGAAATGGGCCGGTGTGGCGGCCATCCTTGCGGCCTTGAGCGCCTGCGCTACCGGCCCGCGCACGGTCGACGCCCAGGTGCGCACCGTCGCCGCGCAGCCGCCCGGCGCCGCGGTGCTGAACCAGGCTCACTACCGTTTTGACCGGGTGCCGCCCGCCGCCGGGCAGCCCGCCCCGGACAAGCTGGAGGCCATGGCCCAGGCCGCCCTGGCGCGCGTGGGCCTGCAGCGCGACGACGCGGGCGCGGCCATCAGCGTGCAGGTGGGTGCCACCAGCGGCGCGTACTGGGCCGACGGCTGGGGCCGCCCGCTGGGCTGGGGGCCGCGCATGTCCCTGGGCATGGGCTTTGGGCGTGGCTGGCGCGGCGGCGCGTTCGGCTGGGGCTGGGGCATGGGCTGGCCGCTGGACGATCCTTCGGTGCCCGTCTACGTCAGCGAGGTCAGCCTGCTGATGCGCGACTTGCGCACCGGCCAGATCGTGTACGACACCCGCGCCCGCCACGACGGGCCATGGAGCGATACCGACAACATCCTGCCCGCCCTGTTCACTGCTGCGCTGGAAGGCTTTCCCAACCCCGCGCAGACCGAGCGCCCGGTGGGCGTGCCGCTGCTGCCCGTCGCCGCTGGCGGCAGCGCGCTGGCCACGCCGACGGTGGGCGCTGCCGCAGCCCCAGCGGTGCCCGCGCCGGTGCCGCCCGCTGCGCCCGTGCGTGGTGCGCCGGTCATGGTCACGCCCCAGCGCTGA
- a CDS encoding carbonic anhydrase, whose product MPEDDLLQRLRRFQEDAFPLHADRFRELVDDGQHPATLFIGCSDSRLVPYMLTGTGPGELFLVRNVGAFVPPYDGSWGYHGTSAAIEFAVLNLHVHRIIVCGHSHCGGIRALYGGVPAQARNLNAWLALGRDAALPVAEPGPEVLRRTEQRAVLLQLERLMDYPMVRQGVEANQLTLHGWHYVIEDGQVHVFDVASGQFVAASEAGHAGTGPYPTHVEVKPGAA is encoded by the coding sequence ATGCCGGAAGACGACCTCCTGCAACGCCTGCGTCGCTTTCAGGAAGACGCGTTTCCGCTGCATGCCGATCGCTTCCGCGAGTTGGTGGATGATGGCCAACACCCCGCCACCCTGTTCATTGGCTGCAGCGATTCGCGCCTCGTGCCCTACATGCTGACGGGCACCGGGCCGGGCGAGCTCTTTCTTGTGCGCAACGTGGGCGCGTTTGTGCCGCCTTACGACGGCAGCTGGGGTTACCACGGCACGTCCGCCGCGATCGAGTTTGCGGTGCTGAACCTGCATGTGCACCGGATCATCGTCTGTGGTCACAGCCATTGCGGCGGTATTCGGGCGCTGTACGGCGGCGTGCCGGCCCAGGCGCGGAACCTGAACGCCTGGCTGGCGTTGGGCCGCGACGCCGCGCTGCCCGTGGCGGAGCCCGGGCCCGAGGTGCTCCGCCGCACTGAGCAGCGTGCGGTGTTGCTGCAGTTGGAGCGGCTGATGGACTACCCCATGGTGCGCCAAGGCGTGGAAGCCAATCAGCTCACGCTGCACGGCTGGCACTACGTGATCGAGGACGGGCAAGTTCACGTGTTCGACGTGGCCAGCGGACAGTTCGTGGCCGCCAGCGAAGCCGGGCACGCCGGCACAGGCCCGTACCCGACGCACGTAGAGGTGAAGCCCGGCGCCGCTTGA
- a CDS encoding histidine phosphatase family protein, whose translation MEVTRILAIRHGETAWNVGGRLQGHLDIPLNDTGRQQAQRLARALAGREALAAIYSSDLGRALDTAQALQSATGAPLTVRPALRERSFGDFQGQTFEQLSQAWPEAAERWRKRDPAWAPPGGGESLLTFQERVAQEVQALATQNIGNQIAIVTHGGVLDVLYRQAARLGLQDARTWQLTNTAVNRLLWSPEGGLGLVGWADVSHLEDASLDESTT comes from the coding sequence ATGGAAGTCACCCGCATCCTCGCCATTCGCCACGGGGAAACCGCGTGGAACGTGGGCGGGCGGCTGCAGGGCCACCTGGACATTCCGCTGAACGACACCGGCCGCCAGCAGGCCCAGCGACTGGCGCGCGCCCTGGCTGGGCGCGAAGCGCTGGCGGCCATCTACAGCAGCGACCTCGGCCGCGCGCTGGACACGGCGCAGGCGCTGCAGAGCGCCACCGGCGCGCCGCTGACGGTGCGGCCTGCCTTGCGCGAGCGCAGCTTTGGCGACTTTCAAGGCCAGACTTTCGAGCAGCTCAGCCAGGCCTGGCCCGAGGCGGCAGAACGCTGGCGCAAGCGCGACCCGGCCTGGGCGCCGCCCGGCGGGGGCGAATCTCTGCTCACATTTCAAGAGCGCGTTGCGCAGGAGGTGCAAGCGCTGGCGACCCAAAACATTGGAAATCAAATCGCCATCGTTACCCACGGCGGTGTGTTGGACGTGCTGTACCGCCAGGCCGCGCGCCTGGGGCTGCAGGACGCGCGCACCTGGCAGTTGACCAACACGGCGGTCAACCGTTTGCTGTGGAGCCCCGAGGGGGGACTTGGTCTTGTCGGCTGGGCCGACGTCAGTCATCTGGAAGACGCATCGCTCGATGAAAGCACAACCTGA
- a CDS encoding Lrp/AsnC family transcriptional regulator, translating to MELDSTDWALLAALQTDASESNQALAERVGVSAPTALRRVRRLREAGLIRAQVALLDEDRVAALQGQGLTALAEVSLDRQGDEHLQAFERRAVQDGAVQQCYRVTPGPDFVLVLRVADMPHYQAVAERLFTQDANVRNVRVFFATRCAKFGTQVPLRAGG from the coding sequence ATGGAATTGGATTCCACCGATTGGGCCTTGCTGGCCGCCCTGCAAACCGACGCCAGCGAAAGCAACCAGGCGCTGGCCGAGCGCGTAGGCGTGTCTGCCCCCACGGCGCTACGGCGCGTGCGGCGGCTGCGTGAAGCGGGACTGATCCGCGCGCAGGTCGCGCTGCTGGACGAAGACCGCGTGGCCGCGCTGCAGGGCCAAGGCCTGACGGCGTTGGCCGAAGTCTCGCTGGACCGGCAGGGCGACGAGCATCTGCAGGCGTTCGAGCGCCGCGCCGTGCAGGACGGCGCCGTGCAGCAGTGCTACCGCGTCACGCCGGGGCCCGACTTCGTGCTGGTGCTGCGTGTGGCCGACATGCCGCACTACCAGGCGGTGGCCGAGCGGCTGTTCACCCAGGACGCCAACGTGCGCAACGTGCGCGTGTTCTTCGCCACGCGCTGCGCCAAGTTCGGCACGCAAGTGCCGCTGCGCGCAGGCGGGTGA
- a CDS encoding DSD1 family PLP-dependent enzyme, whose protein sequence is MKAQPEPLPDHLRALVGQSVDDVDTPALVVDLDAVNRNMQRMVEFAAKHRLRLRPHGKAHKSALFGRLQLQAGAVGLCAQTVAEAEALGAGGINDVLISNEVLSVPKLRRVAALAHQLYTRGGRLSLAVDSGEGIERLAQAMVLTRAVIDVYIEIDIGQGRCGVAPDERAVTLARQLAGRSSLRFAGLQAYHGGAQHLRTVAERHAAIVEAAEKVNAVRRLLEAAGLPADVVTGAGTGTFAHEAASGAWTEIQPGSFMFMDVDYLRNERDPAQPQFEPALFIKSQVISLADDHAVCDAGHKSHAIDSGLPEVQALPGQAPLRFANGGDEHGVLHPEHTADEDGPLSHLPALGEAVWLIPGHCDPTVNLHSHYVVVRGGLAAGRVEAIAPVEARGVW, encoded by the coding sequence ATGAAAGCACAACCTGAACCCTTGCCTGACCACCTGCGCGCGCTGGTGGGCCAGAGCGTCGACGACGTCGACACGCCCGCGCTGGTGGTCGATCTGGACGCGGTCAACCGCAACATGCAGCGCATGGTCGAATTCGCCGCCAAGCACCGCCTGCGCCTGCGCCCGCACGGCAAGGCGCACAAAAGCGCGCTGTTTGGGCGCCTGCAGTTGCAGGCCGGCGCAGTGGGCCTGTGCGCGCAGACCGTGGCCGAGGCCGAGGCGCTGGGCGCCGGCGGCATCAACGACGTGCTGATCAGCAACGAGGTGCTCAGCGTGCCCAAGCTGCGCCGCGTGGCGGCGCTGGCGCACCAGCTGTACACGCGCGGCGGGCGCCTAAGCCTCGCGGTGGACAGCGGCGAAGGCATCGAGCGGCTGGCCCAGGCCATGGTGCTGACCCGCGCGGTGATCGACGTGTACATCGAAATCGACATCGGCCAGGGCCGCTGCGGCGTGGCGCCGGACGAGCGCGCCGTCACCCTGGCGCGCCAGCTTGCGGGGCGCAGCAGCCTGCGCTTTGCCGGCCTGCAGGCCTACCACGGCGGCGCGCAGCACCTGCGCACCGTGGCCGAGCGCCACGCCGCCATCGTCGAGGCGGCCGAGAAGGTGAACGCCGTGCGCCGCCTGCTGGAGGCCGCCGGGCTGCCGGCCGACGTCGTCACCGGCGCGGGCACGGGCACCTTCGCGCACGAAGCGGCCAGCGGCGCCTGGACCGAGATCCAGCCCGGCAGCTTCATGTTCATGGACGTGGACTACCTGCGCAACGAGCGCGACCCGGCCCAGCCGCAGTTCGAGCCGGCGCTGTTCATCAAGTCGCAGGTCATCAGCCTGGCCGACGACCACGCCGTGTGCGACGCCGGCCATAAAAGCCACGCCATCGACAGCGGCCTGCCCGAAGTGCAGGCGCTGCCCGGCCAGGCGCCGCTGCGCTTTGCCAATGGCGGCGACGAGCACGGCGTGCTGCACCCCGAACACACCGCCGACGAAGACGGCCCGCTGTCGCACCTGCCCGCGCTGGGCGAGGCGGTGTGGCTGATCCCCGGCCATTGCGACCCCACCGTCAACCTGCACAGCCACTACGTGGTGGTGCGCGGCGGCCTGGCGGCAGGCAGGGTGGAGGCGATTGCGCCGGTGGAGGCGCGCGGCGTCTGGTAA